One window of the Carnobacterium maltaromaticum DSM 20342 genome contains the following:
- the truA gene encoding tRNA pseudouridine(38-40) synthase TruA, which yields MRNIKLTIEYDGKRYLGWQRLGDSDNTIQGKIENILKQMTTEKIEIIGSGRTDAGTHARGQIANFKTESTMELAKMLEFMNRYLPRDIIIKKVEEVPERFHSRYNATGKKYSYYIWNDAIPSAFERQYTFQYAKKLDIDRMNKACSLLIGSHDFIGFSSLKKSKKSTVRTIEELSIQREGKKIHFTFVGDGFLHNMVRIIMGTLLEIGAGTMIVDSIEEVFESKIRQYAGETVPSQGLFLDEVYYR from the coding sequence ATGAGAAATATAAAACTTACGATTGAATATGATGGAAAACGTTACTTAGGTTGGCAGAGACTGGGTGATTCTGATAATACGATTCAAGGGAAAATTGAAAATATTTTAAAACAAATGACCACTGAAAAAATTGAAATTATTGGTTCTGGTCGGACAGATGCAGGAACCCATGCGCGAGGACAAATTGCTAATTTTAAAACAGAATCAACGATGGAGTTGGCAAAAATGCTTGAGTTTATGAATCGCTATTTGCCTCGTGATATTATCATCAAAAAAGTCGAAGAAGTTCCTGAAAGATTCCATTCTAGATACAACGCGACTGGAAAAAAATATAGTTATTATATCTGGAATGATGCGATTCCTTCAGCATTTGAACGCCAGTATACTTTTCAATATGCAAAAAAATTAGATATTGATCGAATGAATAAAGCGTGCAGTCTATTAATTGGAAGCCACGACTTTATTGGTTTTTCTTCACTTAAAAAGTCGAAAAAATCAACGGTTCGAACAATTGAAGAGCTGTCTATCCAGAGAGAGGGTAAGAAAATTCATTTTACCTTTGTGGGAGATGGTTTCTTACACAATATGGTTAGAATCATCATGGGGACGCTTTTAGAAATTGGTGCAGGCACAATGATTGTGGACTCTATTGAAGAAGTTTTTGAAAGTAAAATTAGACAATATGCTGGGGAAACTGTACCTTCCCAAGGTCTTTTCCTAGATGAAGTTTACTACCGTTAA